aaatatatattatataattaagttaacaGATTTACGGaggttataatttttgtagaatACAAGTTATTTGTATAGGCTTTAACTAATTAACTCGAAGTACTTTGCTGCTGACAAGCAAGCTGATTGCAAGTGTAAAAGCATCATTATTCATAATCATAACCTCAAGTTTAGTTAGTTTTTTAGTtaagcataattattatcaaaatgatattatattgctttttAAGTGTTGACTAGCAATTAAAGCATTgaaacaaaatcattattgAATACTGCTGAAAATTGCTTCTCAATTTTCCATgcggcataataatatattagcggttattcattgtttttacaaattatttaagttattattaaatcatttcaaTTTTACTGACCTTCTTTATTGCGAGCTTTCTTCTTAGTTCCATCTTtctcctataaaaaaaatatttgtatcattattatcaataatttttacaattttattttgaaatttgaataatccatcataattttatttaagaatacttCATTcaatacagaaaataatactacataaataactaaaggattacaatatttgtgaagcatttatttatatggaatTAAGCagatataatcaaaataaaaatcttaacaaCAAGTGattacaaaattgaattaataatataaatttgaaatatgaatAGGTAGTCTAATTTAGAATGCTGATAAAAATACTTcatttgtaaacaaaatacatatttagaaatttgtgttaaatatttcaaacacaagacataatatttttgtttgacaaCTTTAAAAAACGTTAACTTTCTTCTTCTagccataataaaattaactaatctataaatatttatatttaagtataaagtatttttatggctgtaaaacaaaaaatattaatcaataaaaatgattgagcaatttatgaattttccaattacaaaataatttagatattatttctaagctattgcaatagtatattttctttttttgaactaattaaatttaaaaaatcatacatcAAAATACGAATCTGTCATTCtttcatataaatttgtaatacacttaaaactgaaaaaagaataaagtacttaaaattaatttaacacaatttaaaatgtaaatcatatttaagaaaattaagaaAAGAGTAACATTTGTGACAATTCCTagaaactgaaaaaataatctttaagattaaaaagaaatacttttctatgttttatttttaataatagtttataaagatTAATTTCAATGatctttttaaaagtaattacttaaaaaaaaacaactaataatacaaaagtagaaatttaaattgttataataatataaatgataatactatttatcaaaattctaagataattaactaattacaGTGATTGCAAAaaaggaaatattttaaataattaataaaatttaaaactaattttgtttaatcagTAAAATAGTTATGTAATTCATACTATAGAAAAATCACCTGTTGTAAGAAATGTAGATACTAACTAAAagccaaaataaaaactgtgtgatgcaaacaaaaacaataacagtGTTTTGTATAATGTCTAACAGAGAACTATGaccaaaaaaatgaattaaatcaataaactaataaaatgtataaaattgaagACAAAAGCACATAGGCAAACCTTTTTTGCAGGATTAAGGGTTTGGGTTACGATGAATGGTTTTTCAATTATAGCAGCCGGTTCTACGGGTGTAGGATGTGTGGACGTATTGCTTGTTGATGTTGTCAAACTAAACGGTAACAAAGACCGTGTTTTTGACTTCTTCCAGTCCTGTggtgatattttatacaaaactaatttgttttcttttatttttttgtaacttaaatgcttatttattttttaaaaatttaaattaaaaattaaaataattgaccgACTGGGTTAGAAACATATGTTACAATTGCTCAAACAATATACGCCACTTgagtaaatactataaaaccaCTAGGGGTTATCAAAGTGtcaaggaaaatatttttatagtttatttaaaaacttacagTTTTTTCATCAAAGAATCCAGTGTCATCAGTTCTTTGTTGTCCTAAAAGTCTATCAGTTTCTAAGTCTGTATCAGCTtcttctaataattaaatatgtataagtaaaactaaaaacaatgattaaaaataaataataactatatatttaccttCGTCGCCACTAGGTCCAGAACCAGTACCTCTAtgcctaataaaaaaaagtatacttataaataaattattttaaatcttaatctaatgtttattaatatttcataccaatatacaattgtatttataatcattgataagaaatattagtaaacaataattttaccttGGTACCCAAATCGGTAAATCTTCAGTTTTGGCAGTATTTGAATTCGTACTATCTTTGCTAGGACTGCAACCTGGCGATATATCATCATCTACATTAGtagtttttaatggttttgttTGTCTAAGACTAGATCTTATTTCATGAATAGCAGCCTCAACTAAATCAGCAGATTCATTTGCACTACGGTGTGCTGTTGGTGCTGGCGGAGGAGGTGTTCTACTCTCATCAGGCCTCACTAAAACCAAACATATGCTTTGTATTAagtcatttgtttttaagagataggaatacattaaaaaaaaaaaaatgatattttgtatgtgtTGTGTAATTATTAGGGATAGGTTCTCTAACAGTTcaaaattcagaaaaaaatttaagttttaattcaaacatttcaaataaattgaatagttCAGgcataatcaaatttaatatgtttgaatatgacagcaaattaaatttaaattatttttgttaaatgttaacattattttactattaatatattttaaattttgctatagttaaaattataaaattctatagtTCAAAAGTTCAAAGTTTAAGTTTATGAAAACTGATGTTTGACCCATccctaattattaaatttcaatcttAATGAAGTTATATgaaaagtttttcttttttatatttcttatataatcaaaaaagtttttaatttttaataacttaaattaggTACAACCCCTCTTTTAACTTAGACTTGACTTTGAAATATCAAGAtactagtttatttataaaattttttgaaaaacaaaccTAATGAATCCAATAACTGAATTCCAGTTTCTTGGCTATTGGAAAGTACCTCACTTGCATTTGCATCAATGCTATCACATTTACTGGCCCTATTTGTACGTTCTATTATTTCTCTTTCAATCTCACTAATTTGTCTTTTCATTAACAATACCTAAGAACataaacagtatattttattaatcatgtaaacataaaatattcattacataCAGTTGGATTGTTATTATCTGTATCACTAGTATGACCACTAGACAGTCCATCTTCTAAGACTGGCATGGTGATACATGTTACACCACATAATGGAATAAGGTGTTGACCATCTACCATAGAGGATGATTCTCCATCACTACCCATACCAGCATCTTCACAGTCTGTTACTTCAGGTGATAAAGTCACATTACGACTATACCTTCCAACACAGctctaaagaaatatttatcatacaacATGTTATTCACAACatcaatcattaaataattatacatacttgATGAACCCCAGCTAAACATCGAGATCCATCTGATGACGAATCATGTTTAAGTGGGGATAACTGTGAATTTTTGTGGACATCTTCATTTGATAGATGCATACCAACATATGTATTACCTTGTTCAGAAACTGGTATTCTTCGTCGCAATTCATACTCCAAATCCTAGACAAGAAATGTATTaagttaacaaataaaatcatcatatgaatatattattaataattaacaatacaatatacaaataaatcctaattattaaaaattataaaataaagggtGATTcacctaacataatattatcttcaacATTAGCATTTACTAACTTAATGACTGTTAAATACACATggctttgaaaatatataaacaaaacaatcaaaaattatcatcACACTGTccacatatattttttctcaagTGAAACAAGGTCTACAAGACTTAATTTACAGTCTAGGACAGTGGTTCTTAACCGGAGTTCGGTGGACTTATTATAAgtgttttgacaaaattttaaaatcagtgaaaaaaatttttattaagtatttctaGTTTTATTCTCTTAAcattttgacttttaaaacaaaacactaAGATATAAGACATTTTACTAACATATTTGCAAACtgttttatgtaaaacattaatttattattgtttgatatattaaaaaattaatataactactgttttattttacggcTGTGTTCCGCGAAAaccttataaaatgttaagtattccGTCATTCGAAAAGGCTAAGAACCACTGGTCTAGGACAGTAGTTTTCAATAAGTGTGCCGTGAccttatgagttttttttataataattataattaataaaaacataatataaaaatctatataataaaatataaatgaacattaatgcataataaaatttacagaaGTGTCCAGTACTACCTAGTGCACTTTAATCTCAAAAATTCAATAGTCAATATAATTCCAGTACAAACATTTATGGTCTCCTATTTGtgctataaattttatactatattccaagacaatattataaataattgtatagtaataGAAAAGGGATAATGGTCAATTAAtgtcaattaaatattcatcaatAGGTTTACAGCTGGGATTATGAACAATTAaagtagataaatttaaaaattccaaaaattttaattcattttagaaTCACAGtagtttcaaaacaaaatgggAGTGAACATATTTAGTGAATCAcactatataacaaaataatttaatttcttctatacaaattaaataaaaactcaaattaaaaatattataattaatatcccaatataaatatattattgtatacctgGAATTGCAACGGCTGAGTATCCTGATTTTCAGCTCCAGATTTAAAGAATTCTTCTAAAACTTTTCTGGTCTCTGaaaattcatacaaataatCGAAATTCATTGTTGGAGATGGACTGGAAGACCTAGAATCATCTTGAATCACTctctaagaaaaaatattaaattattaggattataaacacaataatattaatactatgtatacaaCAAATATACTTGAGGAAATCCTGGCCGGGGCATATAAAGTGTAGGAGATGATAATAAAGATGGCATTGATTGTTCTTCCTCCCTGTATTGTTTTGGTGATCCATTAAAATCATTAGCCTGAATTTCACACTGAGATCTAACTAATGCATCAGTGTTTTCAGTGCTTGATATTTCTGATCGATTGCTATTtgcaatcatatttatatcacCATTTTGACTAGTCTAtaagaaatacaaataataataaatattaaaatttaaagaaaatatctatacatactttataatttaaatggtgTTGACAAGGATCAATAGTTTGATACGCATTTTTATGATGATGCATCCCATAGTGCCCAATTGAAGTTTCATGTTGAACTTTATCCCACATGTCATTATGTATATCATCAAACAAAACTGGATCATCTAATTCTAaatgaatagtaaataaaatacattttattcttataattgtttacataCCTAAGGATAATGGTCGTTGATGTTTAGTAGGTTTTACATCAGTAGAAAATACGGCTTCAGAAATTTCACGTGAAGATTCAGTATTTGAAACATCAAGTCCtctacaaaatacaattaaaaattaaatttaaaataaaataaaaatattatttaattgtaaatattataattaagttaggcaccataaaattataaaattgtccaataaaatatcaaattaaatctttaacttACCTATTGCGAAGTTCCCAAACCCGACCAGGTGATTTGATCCAATCAACTTCAGTAGGCAAAGGTAATTGACGGGTTTTTCGTCCAGGTTTACTTCGGCTTTGACTATAGACTTCTCGACCTCCAGCTATTTCTATTATTCTGTAAGTTAACcacaaatatgattaattattttattgattattttcaacattctTAGATAgtttaccaaaataatattaacaaacctTGAATCTCTCAATTTATATGTAGATTGATGTGATGTTGagttgattttatttgagtTTCTTGTTCGGTTAGCAGCCCCAATGTCACACATGCCTCCAGATTCACTGGATGCATTTTTGATATCAGATTCATCATCATCGTCTTCATCcatgttttcattaatttcttcTTCATCGTCTTCAATACTAGTTTCTAATGATGAATCTTGACTAGCATCACTATCACTTCTTCTGCGAGCTCGAAATTTTCTTATTCCACGGATGTTACGCTTTCTAGTACCATTTCCACGTATGTTATCACacctatttaataatgcaggattatttataattaaccttaaaattaaaataaagtacaacccatttaaaacaatattcaagggaataatttaaaaatgtattaaattggaCTTTTTCATCAAGGGACTTTGGGAAAGATGGGATATTAAGCAGAAAATCTTATTAagcttattgtatatttataattagtacctatttcTTTGCCGTTCATTTGACTGAGTCAAATCCATGTCATGGTCTGTGTCGTCGTCACAAAGGGGATTTAAATTTAGGTCTGTAGATCGTACAGTAGATGGGCGACACTTAGggaaaatttttgataaatcatCATTGTCCAGTTTCAAGCCTATCATAGCTTTTCAAAATACGGGTCCCACCGTTTCtgaaatctaaaacaaaacaaaaaatatacatatattatagtattatagtttacaaaataattaactattgttaacacttgaataataaattattataatgtcctaaaaaatataacaactacCTATGGATTTTGCtggagttaaataaatattaggtagaatatttgaaaacaatactGGGTGGatgttaaaatttctttttcttaGTAAACAgccattattaaaaacatatgcaATTTG
The DNA window shown above is from Aphis gossypii isolate Hap1 chromosome 2, ASM2018417v2, whole genome shotgun sequence and carries:
- the LOC114125090 gene encoding uncharacterized protein LOC114125090 isoform X9 codes for the protein MIGLKLDNDDLSKIFPKCRPSTVRSTDLNLNPLCDDDTDHDMDLTQSNERQRNRCDNIRGNGTRKRNIRGIRKFRARRRSDSDASQDSSLETSIEDDEEEINENMDEDDDDESDIKNASSESGGMCDIGAANRTRNSNKINSTSHQSTYKLRDSRIIEIAGGREVYSQSRSKPGRKTRQLPLPTEVDWIKSPGRVWELRNRGLDVSNTESSREISEAVFSTDVKPTKHQRPLSLELDDPVLFDDIHNDMWDKVQHETSIGHYGMHHHKNAYQTIDPCQHHLNYKTSQNGDINMIANSNRSEISSTENTDALVRSQCEIQANDFNGSPKQYREEEQSMPSLLSSPTLYMPRPGFPQRVIQDDSRSSSPSPTMNFDYLYEFSETRKVLEEFFKSGAENQDTQPLQFQDLEYELRRRIPVSEQGNTYVGMHLSNEDVHKNSQLSPLKHDSSSDGSRCLAGVHQSCVGRYSRNVTLSPEVTDCEDAGMGSDGESSSMVDGQHLIPLCGVTCITMPVLEDGLSSGHTSDTDNNNPTVLLMKRQISEIEREIIERTNRASKCDSIDANASEVLSNSQETGIQLLDSLVRPDESRTPPPPAPTAHRSANESADLVEAAIHEIRSSLRQTKPLKTTNVDDDISPGCSPSKDSTNSNTAKTEDLPIWVPRHRGTGSGPSGDEEEADTDLETDRLLGQQRTDDTGFFDEKTEKDGTKKKARNKEVLIEGVLFRARYLGSTQLACEGQPTKSTRMMQAEEAVSRIKAPDGETQPSTEVDLFISTEKIMVLNTDLKEIMMDHALRTISYIADIGELVVLMARRRCFLTHQPSDSTTETSLVPSSVNGVDKTANNRTPKMICHVFESDEAQFIAQSIGQAFQVAYMEFLKANGIEDHSFVKEMDYQEVLNSQEIFGDELQMFAKKELQKEVVVPKSKGEILGVVIVESGWGSMLPTVVIANLAPAGAAARCGQLNIGDQIIAINGVSLVGLPLSTCQNYIKNSKPQTVIKLTVVPCAPVVEVKIKRPDTKYQLGFSVQNGVICSLLRGGIAERGGVRVGHRIIEINNQSVVAVPHEKIVNLLATSVGEILMKTMPTSMFRLLTGQETPVFI
- the LOC114125090 gene encoding uncharacterized protein LOC114125090 isoform X1, with product MIGLKLDNDDLSKIFPKCRPSTVRSTDLNLNPLCDDDTDHDMDLTQSNERQRNRCDNIRGNGTRKRNIRGIRKFRARRRSDSDASQDSSLETSIEDDEEEINENMDEDDDDESDIKNASSESGGMCDIGAANRTRNSNKINSTSHQSTYKLRDSRIIEIAGGREVYSQSRSKPGRKTRQLPLPTEVDWIKSPGRVWELRNRGLDVSNTESSREISEAVFSTDVKPTKHQRPLSLELDDPVLFDDIHNDMWDKVQHETSIGHYGMHHHKNAYQTIDPCQHHLNYKTSQNGDINMIANSNRSEISSTENTDALVRSQCEIQANDFNGSPKQYREEEQSMPSLLSSPTLYMPRPGFPQRVIQDDSRSSSPSPTMNFDYLYEFSETRKVLEEFFKSGAENQDTQPLQFQDLEYELRRRIPVSEQGNTYVGMHLSNEDVHKNSQLSPLKHDSSSDGSRCLAGVHQSCVGRYSRNVTLSPEVTDCEDAGMGSDGESSSMVDGQHLIPLCGVTCITMPVLEDGLSSGHTSDTDNNNPTVLLMKRQISEIEREIIERTNRASKCDSIDANASEVLSNSQETGIQLLDSLVRPDESRTPPPPAPTAHRSANESADLVEAAIHEIRSSLRQTKPLKTTNVDDDISPGCSPSKDSTNSNTAKTEDLPIWVPRHRGTGSGPSGDEEEADTDLETDRLLGQQRTDDTGFFDEKTDWKKSKTRSLLPFSLTTSTSNTSTHPTPVEPAAIIEKPFIVTQTLNPAKKEKDGTKKKARNKEGIPQHQTVMIHEPAVLIEGVLFRARYLGSTQLACEGQPTKSTRMMQAEEAVSRIKAPDGETQPSTEVDLFISTEKIMVLNTDLKEIMMDHALRTISYIADIGELVVLMARRRCFLTHQPSDSTTETSLVPSSVNGVDKTANNRTPKMICHVFESDEAQFIAQSIGQAFQVAYMEFLKANGIEDHSFVKEMDYQEVLNSQEIFGDELQMFAKKELQKEVVVPKSKGEILGVVIVESGWGSMLPTVVIANLAPAGAAARCGQLNIGDQIIAINGVSLVGLPLSTCQNYIKNSKPQTVIKLTVVPCAPVVEVKIKRPDTKYQLGFSVQNGVICSLLRGGIAERGGVRVGHRIIEINNQSVVAVPHEKIVNLLATSVGEILMKTMPTSMFRLLTGQETPVFI
- the LOC114125090 gene encoding uncharacterized protein LOC114125090 isoform X2 translates to MIGLKLDNDDLSKIFPKCRPSTVRSTDLNLNPLCDDDTDHDMDLTQSNERQRNRCDNIRGNGTRKRNIRGIRKFRARRRSDSDASQDSSLETSIEDDEEEINENMDEDDDDESDIKNASSESGGMCDIGAANRTRNSNKINSTSHQSTYKLRDSRIIEIAGGREVYSQSRSKPGRKTRQLPLPTEVDWIKSPGRVWELRNRGLDVSNTESSREISEAVFSTDVKPTKHQRPLSLDDPVLFDDIHNDMWDKVQHETSIGHYGMHHHKNAYQTIDPCQHHLNYKTSQNGDINMIANSNRSEISSTENTDALVRSQCEIQANDFNGSPKQYREEEQSMPSLLSSPTLYMPRPGFPQRVIQDDSRSSSPSPTMNFDYLYEFSETRKVLEEFFKSGAENQDTQPLQFQDLEYELRRRIPVSEQGNTYVGMHLSNEDVHKNSQLSPLKHDSSSDGSRCLAGVHQSCVGRYSRNVTLSPEVTDCEDAGMGSDGESSSMVDGQHLIPLCGVTCITMPVLEDGLSSGHTSDTDNNNPTVLLMKRQISEIEREIIERTNRASKCDSIDANASEVLSNSQETGIQLLDSLVRPDESRTPPPPAPTAHRSANESADLVEAAIHEIRSSLRQTKPLKTTNVDDDISPGCSPSKDSTNSNTAKTEDLPIWVPRHRGTGSGPSGDEEEADTDLETDRLLGQQRTDDTGFFDEKTDWKKSKTRSLLPFSLTTSTSNTSTHPTPVEPAAIIEKPFIVTQTLNPAKKEKDGTKKKARNKEGIPQHQTVMIHEPAVLIEGVLFRARYLGSTQLACEGQPTKSTRMMQAEEAVSRIKAPDGETQPSTEVDLFISTEKIMVLNTDLKEIMMDHALRTISYIADIGELVVLMARRRCFLTHQPSDSTTETSLVPSSVNGVDKTANNRTPKMICHVFESDEAQFIAQSIGQAFQVAYMEFLKANGIEDHSFVKEMDYQEVLNSQEIFGDELQMFAKKELQKEVVVPKSKGEILGVVIVESGWGSMLPTVVIANLAPAGAAARCGQLNIGDQIIAINGVSLVGLPLSTCQNYIKNSKPQTVIKLTVVPCAPVVEVKIKRPDTKYQLGFSVQNGVICSLLRGGIAERGGVRVGHRIIEINNQSVVAVPHEKIVNLLATSVGEILMKTMPTSMFRLLTGQETPVFI
- the LOC114125090 gene encoding uncharacterized protein LOC114125090 isoform X4, yielding MIGLKLDNDDLSKIFPKCRPSTVRSTDLNLNPLCDDDTDHDMDLTQSNERQRNRCDNIRGNGTRKRNIRGIRKFRARRRSDSDASQDSSLETSIEDDEEEINENMDEDDDDESDIKNASSESGGMCDIGAANRTRNSNKINSTSHQSTYKLRDSRIIEIAGGREVYSQSRSKPGRKTRQLPLPTEVDWIKSPGRVWELRNRGLDVSNTESSREISEAVFSTDVKPTKHQRPLSLELDDPVLFDDIHNDMWDKVQHETSIGHYGMHHHKNAYQTIDPCQHHLNYKTSQNGDINMIANSNRSEISSTENTDALVRSQCEIQANDFNGSPKQYREEEQSMPSLLSSPTLYMPRPGFPQRVIQDDSRSSSPSPTMNFDYLYEFSETRKVLEEFFKSGAENQDTQPLQFQDLEYELRRRIPVSEQGNTYVGMHLSNEDVHKNSQLSPLKHDSSSDGSRCLAGVHQSCVGRYSRNVTLSPEVTDCEDAGMGSDGESSSMVDGQHLIPLCGVTCITMPVLEDGLSSGHTSDTDNNNPTVLLMKRQISEIEREIIERTNRASKCDSIDANASEVLSNSQETGIQLLDSLVRPDESRTPPPPAPTAHRSANESADLVEAAIHEIRSSLRQTKPLKTTNVDDDISPGCSPSKDSTNSNTAKTEDLPIWVPRHRGTGSGPSGDEEEADTDLETDRLLGQQRTDDTGFFDEKTDWKKSKTRSLLPFSLTTSTSNTSTHPTPVEPAAIIEKPFIVTQTLNPAKKEKDGTKKKARNKEGIPQHQTVLIEGVLFRARYLGSTQLACEGQPTKSTRMMQAEEAVSRIKAPDGETQPSTEVDLFISTEKIMVLNTDLKEIMMDHALRTISYIADIGELVVLMARRRCFLTHQPSDSTTETSLVPSSVNGVDKTANNRTPKMICHVFESDEAQFIAQSIGQAFQVAYMEFLKANGIEDHSFVKEMDYQEVLNSQEIFGDELQMFAKKELQKEVVVPKSKGEILGVVIVESGWGSMLPTVVIANLAPAGAAARCGQLNIGDQIIAINGVSLVGLPLSTCQNYIKNSKPQTVIKLTVVPCAPVVEVKIKRPDTKYQLGFSVQNGVICSLLRGGIAERGGVRVGHRIIEINNQSVVAVPHEKIVNLLATSVGEILMKTMPTSMFRLLTGQETPVFI
- the LOC114125090 gene encoding uncharacterized protein LOC114125090 isoform X5 — protein: MIGLKLDNDDLSKIFPKCRPSTVRSTDLNLNPLCDDDTDHDMDLTQSNERQRNRCDNIRGNGTRKRNIRGIRKFRARRRSDSDASQDSSLETSIEDDEEEINENMDEDDDDESDIKNASSESGGMCDIGAANRTRNSNKINSTSHQSTYKLRDSRIIEIAGGREVYSQSRSKPGRKTRQLPLPTEVDWIKSPGRVWELRNRGLDVSNTESSREISEAVFSTDVKPTKHQRPLSLELDDPVLFDDIHNDMWDKVQHETSIGHYGMHHHKNAYQTIDPCQHHLNYKTSQNGDINMIANSNRSEISSTENTDALVRSQCEIQANDFNGSPKQYREEEQSMPSLLSSPTLYMPRPGFPQRVIQDDSRSSSPSPTMNFDYLYEFSETRKVLEEFFKSGAENQDTQPLQFQDLEYELRRRIPVSEQGNTYVGMHLSNEDVHKNSQLSPLKHDSSSDGSRCLAGVHQSCVGRYSRNVTLSPEVTDCEDAGMGSDGESSSMVDGQHLIPLCGVTCITMPVLEDGLSSGHTSDTDNNNPTVLLMKRQISEIEREIIERTNRASKCDSIDANASEVLSNSQETGIQLLDSLVRPDESRTPPPPAPTAHRSANESADLVEAAIHEIRSSLRQTKPLKTTNVDDDISPGCSPSKDSTNSNTAKTEDLPIWVPRHRGTGSGPSGDEEEADTDLETDRLLGQQRTDDTGFFDEKTDWKKSKTRSLLPFSLTTSTSNTSTHPTPVEPAAIIEKPFIVTQTLNPAKKEKDGTKKKARNKEVLIEGVLFRARYLGSTQLACEGQPTKSTRMMQAEEAVSRIKAPDGETQPSTEVDLFISTEKIMVLNTDLKEIMMDHALRTISYIADIGELVVLMARRRCFLTHQPSDSTTETSLVPSSVNGVDKTANNRTPKMICHVFESDEAQFIAQSIGQAFQVAYMEFLKANGIEDHSFVKEMDYQEVLNSQEIFGDELQMFAKKELQKEVVVPKSKGEILGVVIVESGWGSMLPTVVIANLAPAGAAARCGQLNIGDQIIAINGVSLVGLPLSTCQNYIKNSKPQTVIKLTVVPCAPVVEVKIKRPDTKYQLGFSVQNGVICSLLRGGIAERGGVRVGHRIIEINNQSVVAVPHEKIVNLLATSVGEILMKTMPTSMFRLLTGQETPVFI
- the LOC114125090 gene encoding uncharacterized protein LOC114125090 isoform X3, with amino-acid sequence MIGLKLDNDDLSKIFPKCRPSTVRSTDLNLNPLCDDDTDHDMDLTQSNERQRNRCDNIRGNGTRKRNIRGIRKFRARRRSDSDASQDSSLETSIEDDEEEINENMDEDDDDESDIKNASSESGGMCDIGAANRTRNSNKINSTSHQSTYKLRDSRIIEIAGGREVYSQSRSKPGRKTRQLPLPTEVDWIKSPGRVWELRNRGLDVSNTESSREISEAVFSTDVKPTKHQRPLSLELDDPVLFDDIHNDMWDKVQHETSIGHYGMHHHKNAYQTIDPCQHHLNYKTSQNGDINMIANSNRSEISSTENTDALVRSQCEIQANDFNGSPKQYREEEQSMPSLLSSPTLYMPRPGFPQRVIQDDSRSSSPSPTMNFDYLYEFSETRKVLEEFFKSGAENQDTQPLQFQDLEYELRRRIPVSEQGNTYVGMHLSNEDVHKNSQLSPLKHDSSSDGSRCLAGVHQSCVGRYSRNVTLSPEVTDCEDAGMGSDGESSSMVDGQHLIPLCGVTCITMPVLEDGLSSGHTSDTDNNNPTVLLMKRQISEIEREIIERTNRASKCDSIDANASEVLSNSQETGIQLLDSLVRPDESRTPPPPAPTAHRSANESADLVEAAIHEIRSSLRQTKPLKTTNVDDDISPGCSPSKDSTNSNTAKTEDLPIWVPRHRGTGSGPSGDEEEADTDLETDRLLGQQRTDDTGFFDEKTDWKKSKTRSLLPFSLTTSTSNTSTHPTPVEPAAIIEKPFIVTQTLNPAKKEKDGTKKKARNKEVMIHEPAVLIEGVLFRARYLGSTQLACEGQPTKSTRMMQAEEAVSRIKAPDGETQPSTEVDLFISTEKIMVLNTDLKEIMMDHALRTISYIADIGELVVLMARRRCFLTHQPSDSTTETSLVPSSVNGVDKTANNRTPKMICHVFESDEAQFIAQSIGQAFQVAYMEFLKANGIEDHSFVKEMDYQEVLNSQEIFGDELQMFAKKELQKEVVVPKSKGEILGVVIVESGWGSMLPTVVIANLAPAGAAARCGQLNIGDQIIAINGVSLVGLPLSTCQNYIKNSKPQTVIKLTVVPCAPVVEVKIKRPDTKYQLGFSVQNGVICSLLRGGIAERGGVRVGHRIIEINNQSVVAVPHEKIVNLLATSVGEILMKTMPTSMFRLLTGQETPVFI
- the LOC114125090 gene encoding uncharacterized protein LOC114125090 isoform X8, translated to MIGLKLDNDDLSKIFPKCRPSTVRSTDLNLNPLCDDDTDHDMDLTQSNERQRNRCDNIRGNGTRKRNIRGIRKFRARRRSDSDASQDSSLETSIEDDEEEINENMDEDDDDESDIKNASSESGGMCDIGAANRTRNSNKINSTSHQSTYKLRDSRIIEIAGGREVYSQSRSKPGRKTRQLPLPTEVDWIKSPGRVWELRNRGLDVSNTESSREISEAVFSTDVKPTKHQRPLSLELDDPVLFDDIHNDMWDKVQHETSIGHYGMHHHKNAYQTIDPCQHHLNYKTSQNGDINMIANSNRSEISSTENTDALVRSQCEIQANDFNGSPKQYREEEQSMPSLLSSPTLYMPRPGFPQRVIQDDSRSSSPSPTMNFDYLYEFSETRKVLEEFFKSGAENQDTQPLQFQDLEYELRRRIPVSEQGNTYVGMHLSNEDVHKNSQLSPLKHDSSSDGSRCLAGVHQSCVGRYSRNVTLSPEVTDCEDAGMGSDGESSSMVDGQHLIPLCGVTCITMPVLEDGLSSGHTSDTDNNNPTVLLMKRQISEIEREIIERTNRASKCDSIDANASEVLSNSQETGIQLLDSLVRPDESRTPPPPAPTAHRSANESADLVEAAIHEIRSSLRQTKPLKTTNVDDDISPGCSPSKDSTNSNTAKTEDLPIWVPRHRGTGSGPSGDEEEADTDLETDRLLGQQRTDDTGFFDEKTEKDGTKKKARNKEGIPQHQTVLIEGVLFRARYLGSTQLACEGQPTKSTRMMQAEEAVSRIKAPDGETQPSTEVDLFISTEKIMVLNTDLKEIMMDHALRTISYIADIGELVVLMARRRCFLTHQPSDSTTETSLVPSSVNGVDKTANNRTPKMICHVFESDEAQFIAQSIGQAFQVAYMEFLKANGIEDHSFVKEMDYQEVLNSQEIFGDELQMFAKKELQKEVVVPKSKGEILGVVIVESGWGSMLPTVVIANLAPAGAAARCGQLNIGDQIIAINGVSLVGLPLSTCQNYIKNSKPQTVIKLTVVPCAPVVEVKIKRPDTKYQLGFSVQNGVICSLLRGGIAERGGVRVGHRIIEINNQSVVAVPHEKIVNLLATSVGEILMKTMPTSMFRLLTGQETPVFI